The Streptomyces pactum genome contains a region encoding:
- a CDS encoding ParA family protein has translation MGGSVHCEPEVEESESLRSDANIAGPMTDPVPGPRTESMGADVSRETPPPMDDTPIGRAAQLAVEALGRAGEGLPRPEQTRVMVVANQKGGVGKTTTTVNLAASLALHGARVLVVDLDPQGNASTALGIDHHADVPSIYDVLVESRPLSEVVQPVPDVEGLFCAPATIDLAGAEIELVSLVARESRLQRAIQAYEQPLDYILIDCPPSLGLLTVNALVAGQEVLIPIQCEYYALEGLGQLLRNVDLVRGHLNPTLHVSTILLTMYDGRTRLASQVADEVRSHFGDEVLRTSIPRSVRISEAPSYGQTVLTYDPGSSGALSYLEAAREIALKGVGVTYDATHAHIGAQNDPSMVEGIQ, from the coding sequence ATGGGAGGCTCTGTTCATTGCGAGCCTGAAGTCGAGGAGAGTGAATCCTTGCGGTCCGACGCCAATATCGCGGGACCGATGACCGATCCGGTCCCCGGTCCCCGTACCGAGTCGATGGGGGCGGATGTTTCACGTGAAACACCGCCTCCGATGGACGACACTCCGATCGGTCGTGCTGCCCAACTGGCGGTGGAAGCTCTGGGCCGCGCCGGTGAGGGACTGCCCCGACCCGAGCAGACCAGGGTCATGGTGGTCGCCAACCAGAAGGGCGGTGTGGGCAAGACGACGACGACCGTCAACCTTGCCGCGTCGCTGGCCCTGCACGGTGCCCGGGTCCTGGTAGTCGACCTCGACCCGCAGGGCAACGCCTCCACCGCGCTGGGCATCGACCACCACGCCGACGTCCCATCCATCTACGACGTACTGGTCGAGAGCAGGCCGCTGTCGGAGGTGGTCCAGCCGGTTCCCGACGTCGAGGGCCTCTTCTGTGCACCCGCCACGATCGATCTCGCCGGTGCGGAGATCGAACTGGTCTCTCTGGTGGCACGAGAGAGCCGGCTTCAGCGGGCGATCCAGGCGTACGAGCAGCCGCTGGACTACATCCTCATCGACTGCCCGCCCTCCCTCGGTCTGCTGACGGTCAACGCGCTGGTCGCGGGCCAGGAGGTGCTGATCCCGATCCAGTGCGAGTACTACGCGCTGGAAGGGCTGGGACAGTTGCTGCGCAACGTCGACCTGGTCCGTGGGCACCTCAACCCCACTCTGCATGTCTCGACGATCCTGCTCACCATGTACGACGGCCGGACGCGGCTCGCGTCTCAGGTCGCCGACGAGGTGCGCAGTCACTTCGGCGACGAGGTGCTGCGGACGAGCATTCCCCGTTCGGTCCGTATCTCCGAGGCCCCGAGCTACGGGCAGACGGTACTGACCTACGATCCAGGATCGAGCGGAGCCCTTTCCTATCTGGAGGCGGCACGCGAGATCGCGCTGAAGGGCGTGGGTGTCACTTACGACGCGACGCACGCACACATCGGCGCACAGAACGACCCGAGCATGGTGGAGGGGATCCAGTGA
- the yidC gene encoding membrane protein insertase YidC, with protein MDTIASLFSFITTPVSWVIVQFHSVYGAIFGPDTGWAWGLSIVSLVILIRICLIPLFVKQIKATRGMQTLQPEMKKIQERYKNDKQRQSEEMMKLYKETGTNPLSSCLPILAQSPFFFALYHVLNSIASNDTIGVINDRLLESAQKAHIFGAPLAAKFTDGSSKVEALGSSLTDVRVVTAIMIVLMSASQFFTQRQLMTKNVDTTVKTPFMQQQKMLMYVFPVMFAVFGINFPVGVLVYWLTTNVWTMGQQMYVIRNNPTPGSKAQAAYLERLHKNVTQHGKTRGRGEKSIVKAIVAKGRDRNEFERKFINGLNKAGLAAQTDGTVVKSDTAVAAQTEDGAPAATPATPRRQQPKRQSKSQRQATKVAGESEPKTSLTKSDEPQDGKQDTKPAAAKKPAQKSGGGGRSKAQSGQRKGPQRPKSPSKK; from the coding sequence GTGGACACGATTGCCAGCCTCTTCAGCTTCATCACGACACCTGTCTCCTGGGTCATCGTCCAGTTCCACAGCGTGTACGGCGCCATCTTCGGCCCGGACACCGGATGGGCCTGGGGCCTGTCCATCGTGTCCCTGGTGATCCTCATCCGCATCTGCCTGATCCCGCTCTTCGTGAAGCAGATCAAGGCGACGCGCGGGATGCAGACGCTCCAGCCGGAGATGAAGAAGATCCAGGAGCGCTACAAGAACGACAAGCAGCGCCAGTCCGAAGAGATGATGAAGCTGTACAAGGAGACGGGCACCAACCCGCTCTCCTCGTGCCTTCCCATCCTGGCGCAGTCCCCGTTCTTCTTCGCCCTCTACCACGTGCTCAACAGCATCGCGTCGAACGACACCATCGGTGTGATCAACGACCGCCTGCTGGAGAGTGCCCAGAAGGCCCACATCTTCGGTGCGCCGCTGGCGGCGAAGTTCACCGACGGCTCCTCCAAGGTGGAAGCCCTCGGGTCCTCGCTGACGGACGTCCGTGTCGTCACCGCGATCATGATCGTGCTGATGTCGGCGTCGCAGTTCTTCACCCAGCGCCAGCTCATGACCAAGAACGTCGACACGACGGTGAAGACGCCGTTCATGCAGCAGCAGAAGATGCTGATGTACGTCTTCCCGGTCATGTTCGCCGTCTTCGGCATCAACTTCCCCGTCGGTGTCCTCGTCTACTGGCTGACCACCAACGTGTGGACCATGGGCCAGCAGATGTACGTCATCCGCAACAACCCGACGCCGGGTTCCAAGGCCCAGGCGGCCTACCTGGAGCGCCTGCACAAGAACGTCACCCAGCACGGCAAGACGCGTGGTCGTGGTGAAAAGTCCATCGTGAAGGCCATCGTCGCCAAGGGCCGGGACCGCAACGAGTTCGAGCGGAAGTTCATCAACGGTCTGAACAAGGCGGGCCTGGCGGCCCAGACCGACGGCACCGTGGTGAAGAGTGACACCGCGGTCGCCGCCCAGACCGAGGACGGCGCGCCCGCGGCCACTCCGGCCACGCCCAGGCGTCAGCAGCCCAAGCGGCAGAGCAAGTCTCAGCGCCAGGCCACCAAGGTGGCCGGCGAGTCCGAGCCCAAGACCTCGCTGACCAAGTCGGACGAGCCGCAGGACGGCAAGCAGGACACCAAGCCCGCCGCCGCCAAGAAGCCGGCTCAGAAGTCCGGCGGCGGTGGCCGCAGCAAGGCCCAGTCCGGACAGCGCAAGGGCCCGCAGCGGCCCAAGTCCCCGTCGAAGAAGTAA
- a CDS encoding DUF721 domain-containing protein has translation MSTDEPAAAKSFGNGGIGGIGGSNGIGGGTGQGDGGAGGGSPEPSGVDLARVALRAARAAARARGDAAQQKKQARRGGLRSGARADGRDPMALGSAINRLITERGWETPAAVGGVMGRWPEIVGADVAKHCVPERYDEDERVLVVRCDSTAWATNLRLLAPTLVARLNEDLGHGSVRVIKVLGPGGPGGPGRRYGPLRAPGSQGPGDTYG, from the coding sequence ATGAGCACGGACGAACCGGCTGCCGCGAAGTCCTTCGGCAACGGCGGCATCGGCGGCATCGGCGGCAGCAACGGCATCGGCGGCGGTACGGGCCAGGGTGACGGTGGCGCCGGCGGCGGGAGTCCGGAGCCGTCGGGGGTCGACCTCGCGCGGGTGGCGCTCAGGGCGGCGCGGGCGGCGGCACGCGCGCGTGGTGACGCGGCGCAGCAGAAGAAGCAGGCGCGGCGCGGTGGCCTGCGCTCCGGGGCGCGTGCCGACGGCCGTGATCCGATGGCGCTGGGATCGGCGATCAACCGGCTGATCACCGAGCGCGGCTGGGAGACGCCGGCGGCGGTGGGCGGGGTGATGGGCCGCTGGCCGGAGATCGTCGGTGCGGACGTGGCCAAGCACTGTGTGCCGGAGCGGTATGACGAGGACGAGCGGGTGCTGGTCGTCCGCTGTGACTCGACGGCGTGGGCGACGAATCTGCGGCTGCTCGCCCCCACGCTGGTGGCTCGCCTGAACGAGGACCTCGGGCACGGGTCGGTGCGGGTGATCAAGGTGCTGGGTCCCGGTGGCCCCGGGGGTCCCGGGCGTCGTTACGGGCCGCTGCGCGCGCCCGGAAGCCAGGGGCCGGGCGACACCTACGGGTGA
- the dnaN gene encoding DNA polymerase III subunit beta produces the protein MKIRVERDVLAEAVAWAARSLPARPPAPVLAGLLLKAEEGQLSLSSFDYEVSARVSVEAEIEEEGTVLVSGRLLADISRALPNRPVEISTDGVRATVVCGSSRFTLHTLPVEEYPALPQMPEATGTVPGEVFAAAVQQVAIAAGRDDTLPVLTGVRIEIEGDSVTLASTDRYRFAVREFLWKPENPEVSAVALVPAKTLQDTAKALTSGDQVILALSGSGAGEGLIGFEGAGRRTTTRLLEGDLPKYKTLFPTEFNSVAVIETAPFVEAVKRVALVAERNTPVRLSFEQGVLILEAGSSDDAQAVERVDAQLEGDDISIAFNPTFLLDGLSAIDSPVAQLSFTTSTKPALLSGKPAVDAEADEAYKYLIMPVRLSG, from the coding sequence GTGAAGATCCGGGTGGAACGCGACGTACTCGCGGAGGCAGTGGCCTGGGCGGCTCGCAGCCTCCCGGCCCGTCCGCCGGCGCCGGTCCTCGCGGGCCTGCTGCTGAAGGCCGAGGAGGGGCAGCTGAGCCTGTCCAGCTTCGACTACGAGGTCTCCGCGCGGGTCTCGGTGGAGGCGGAGATCGAGGAGGAGGGCACGGTCCTCGTCTCCGGCCGCCTGCTCGCCGACATCTCCCGCGCCCTCCCCAACCGGCCGGTGGAGATTTCCACAGACGGTGTACGGGCGACGGTGGTCTGCGGATCCTCGCGGTTCACCCTCCACACCCTGCCGGTGGAGGAGTACCCGGCCCTGCCGCAGATGCCGGAGGCGACGGGTACGGTCCCCGGCGAGGTCTTCGCCGCGGCCGTGCAGCAGGTCGCCATCGCCGCGGGCCGTGACGACACGCTGCCCGTCCTCACCGGTGTGCGCATCGAGATCGAGGGCGACTCGGTGACGCTGGCCTCCACCGACCGCTACCGCTTCGCGGTCCGCGAGTTCCTGTGGAAGCCGGAGAACCCGGAGGTCTCCGCGGTGGCACTGGTGCCCGCCAAGACGCTGCAGGACACGGCCAAGGCGCTGACCAGCGGTGACCAGGTGATCCTGGCGCTGTCCGGCTCGGGCGCGGGCGAGGGCCTGATCGGTTTCGAGGGCGCGGGCCGCCGGACGACGACCCGGCTGCTGGAGGGCGACCTCCCGAAGTACAAGACGCTGTTCCCGACGGAGTTCAACAGCGTCGCCGTGATCGAGACCGCCCCCTTCGTGGAGGCCGTCAAGCGCGTGGCCCTGGTCGCCGAGCGCAACACCCCGGTGCGGCTCAGCTTCGAGCAGGGCGTCCTCATCCTGGAGGCCGGCTCCAGCGACGACGCACAGGCTGTGGAAAGGGTCGACGCGCAGTTGGAGGGCGACGACATCTCGATCGCCTTCAACCCGACGTTCCTGCTGGACGGTCTGAGCGCGATCGACTCGCCGGTGGCGCAGCTCTCCTTCACGACGTCCACCAAGCCGGCGTTGCTCAGCGGCAAGCCCGCGGTGGACGCCGAGGCGGACGAGGCCTACAAGTACCTGATCATGCCGGTGCGGCTGAGCGGCTGA
- the recF gene encoding DNA replication/repair protein RecF (All proteins in this family for which functions are known are DNA-binding proteins that assist the filamentation of RecA onto DNA for the initiation of recombination or recombinational repair.) yields the protein MHVTHLSLADFRSYARVEVPLDPGVTAFVGPNGQGKTNLVEAVGYLATLGSHRVSSDAPLVRMGAERAVIRAQVRQGERQQLIELELNPGRANRARINRSSQVRPRDVLGIVRTVLFAPEDLALVKGDPGERRRFLDELITARSPRMAGVRSDYDRVLKQRNTLLKSAALARRHGGRTMDLSTLDVWDQHLARAGAELLAQRLDLIAAVQPLADKAYERLAPGGGPVALEYKSSAPGEAHTREDLFEQLMAALAEARKQEIERGVTLVGPHRDDLLLKLGQLPAKGYASHGESWSYALALRLASFDLLRAEGNEPVLVLDDVFAELDARRRERLAELVAPGEQVLVTAAVDDDVPGVLAGARFTVAEGSVERV from the coding sequence ATGCACGTCACGCATCTGTCGCTGGCCGACTTCCGTTCGTACGCCCGGGTCGAGGTGCCGCTGGACCCGGGCGTCACCGCCTTCGTCGGTCCGAACGGGCAGGGCAAGACGAATCTCGTCGAGGCGGTCGGCTACCTGGCCACCCTCGGCAGCCACCGCGTCTCCTCAGACGCCCCCCTGGTGCGCATGGGCGCCGAGCGCGCCGTCATCCGTGCCCAGGTCCGGCAGGGCGAGCGGCAGCAGCTCATCGAGCTGGAGCTGAACCCGGGCCGGGCCAACCGTGCCCGCATCAACAGGTCCTCGCAGGTCAGACCCCGTGACGTGCTCGGCATCGTGCGCACCGTGCTGTTCGCGCCCGAGGATCTGGCCCTGGTGAAGGGCGACCCCGGTGAGCGGCGCCGTTTCCTGGACGAGCTGATCACCGCGCGCTCGCCGCGGATGGCCGGGGTGCGTTCCGACTACGACCGGGTCCTCAAGCAGCGCAACACCCTGCTGAAGTCGGCCGCGTTGGCCCGCCGGCACGGCGGACGCACCATGGACCTGTCCACGCTGGACGTCTGGGACCAGCACCTCGCGCGCGCGGGTGCGGAGCTGCTGGCTCAGCGCCTCGACCTGATCGCCGCCGTGCAGCCGCTGGCGGACAAGGCGTACGAGCGGCTGGCGCCGGGCGGTGGTCCCGTCGCCCTGGAGTACAAGTCGTCGGCGCCCGGCGAGGCGCATACGCGTGAGGACCTGTTCGAGCAGCTCATGGCCGCGCTCGCCGAAGCCCGCAAGCAGGAGATCGAGCGGGGGGTGACCCTGGTGGGGCCGCACCGGGACGATCTGCTTCTCAAACTCGGTCAGCTACCGGCCAAGGGGTACGCCTCCCACGGAGAGTCGTGGTCCTACGCCCTGGCGTTGCGGCTGGCGTCGTTCGATCTCCTCAGGGCGGAAGGCAATGAGCCGGTCCTCGTCCTCGACGACGTCTTCGCCGAGCTGGACGCGCGGCGCCGGGAGCGGTTGGCCGAGCTGGTGGCGCCCGGTGAGCAGGTGCTGGTGACGGCCGCGGTCGACGACGATGTCCCGGGTGTGCTGGCGGGTGCGCGGTTCACGGTGGCCGAGGGGTCGGTGGAGCGCGTATGA
- the yidD gene encoding membrane protein insertion efficiency factor YidD: MKYPLLALIKLYQWTISPLLGPVCKYYPSCSHYGYTAIDRHGALKGTALTAWRILRCNPWSPGGVDHVPPRKRPRWHEMLRDAWRARKGGPSAAEPAIEGQASPTSPSRPSSPAAETQSHAQGA; the protein is encoded by the coding sequence ATGAAGTACCCGCTGCTGGCTCTGATCAAGCTGTACCAGTGGACGATCAGTCCGCTGCTGGGGCCGGTGTGCAAGTACTACCCGTCGTGTTCCCACTACGGCTACACGGCCATCGACCGGCACGGTGCTCTCAAGGGCACGGCGCTCACCGCCTGGCGCATCCTGCGGTGCAATCCGTGGTCGCCGGGCGGCGTGGACCATGTTCCGCCGCGGAAGCGCCCGCGGTGGCACGAAATGCTGCGTGACGCCTGGCGTGCACGCAAGGGCGGGCCCTCCGCCGCCGAACCGGCCATCGAAGGACAGGCCTCTCCCACGAGTCCGTCCCGTCCTTCGAGCCCGGCCGCAGAGACCCAGTCCCATGCCCAAGGAGCATGA
- the dnaA gene encoding chromosomal replication initiator protein DnaA: MADVPADLAAVWPRVLEQLLGEDRGQGVESKDEHWIRRCQPLALVADTALLAVPNEFAKGVLEGRLAPVVSETLSRECGRPIRIAITVDDTAGEPAPPASQAPPTRPQPRYEEPELPAPGQGQGGRDEYEGYGRHRADQLPTARPAYPQEYQRPEPGSWPRPAQQDDYGWQQQRLGFPERDPYASPHQDAYGQEPYPKDSYQQDYRPQSPDRPSYDTQRGGYERGEYERGGHERGGHKRGGHERGDHEQSRNDYDQPRGDYDQRGTRRDLPEPPSGSGHVHRGGPVGPGPATGAPGPLAAQPAPATGPGEPTARLNPKYLFDTFVIGASNRFAHAAAVAVAEAPAKAYNPLFIYGESGLGKTHLLHAIGHYARSLYPGTRVRYVSSEEFTNEFINSIRDGKGDSFRKRYREMDILLVDDIQFLADKESTQEEFFHTFNTLHNANKQIVLSSDRPPKQLVTLEDRLRNRFEWGLITDVQPPELETRIAILRKKAVQEQLNAPPEVLEFIASRISRNIRELEGALIRVTAFASLNRQPVDLGLTEIVLKDLIPGGEDSAPEITSTAIMGATADYFGLTVEDLCGTSRGRALVTARQIAMYLCRELTDLSLPKIGALFGGRDHTTVMHADRKIRNLMAERRSIYNQVTELTNRIKNG; this comes from the coding sequence GTGGCTGACGTACCTGCCGATCTTGCCGCAGTGTGGCCACGCGTACTGGAGCAACTCCTCGGGGAGGACCGCGGGCAGGGCGTCGAGTCGAAGGACGAGCACTGGATCCGGCGCTGCCAGCCCCTCGCGTTGGTCGCCGACACCGCCCTGCTCGCCGTACCGAACGAATTTGCGAAGGGCGTACTGGAGGGCCGTCTCGCCCCCGTCGTCAGCGAGACCCTGAGCCGTGAATGCGGCCGTCCCATCCGCATCGCGATCACCGTCGACGACACCGCCGGCGAACCCGCGCCTCCCGCCTCCCAGGCACCGCCCACCCGCCCCCAGCCCCGCTACGAGGAACCCGAGCTCCCGGCCCCCGGCCAGGGCCAGGGCGGCCGCGACGAGTACGAGGGGTACGGCCGCCACCGCGCCGACCAGCTCCCCACCGCACGCCCCGCCTACCCGCAGGAGTACCAGCGTCCCGAGCCGGGTTCCTGGCCGCGCCCCGCGCAGCAGGACGACTACGGCTGGCAGCAGCAGCGTCTCGGTTTCCCCGAACGGGATCCTTACGCGTCGCCTCACCAGGACGCCTACGGCCAGGAGCCGTATCCCAAGGACTCGTACCAGCAGGACTACCGTCCGCAGTCACCGGACCGCCCGTCCTACGACACCCAGCGCGGCGGATACGAACGCGGTGAATACGAACGCGGCGGTCACGAGCGCGGCGGTCACAAACGCGGTGGTCACGAGCGCGGCGACCACGAGCAGTCCCGCAACGACTACGACCAGCCGCGCGGCGACTACGACCAGCGCGGCACCCGGCGGGACCTGCCCGAGCCGCCGTCCGGCTCCGGCCACGTCCACCGCGGCGGCCCCGTGGGCCCCGGCCCCGCCACCGGCGCCCCCGGCCCGCTGGCCGCACAGCCCGCGCCGGCGACCGGACCCGGCGAGCCCACCGCACGGCTGAACCCGAAGTACCTCTTCGACACCTTCGTCATCGGCGCCTCCAACCGCTTCGCCCACGCGGCGGCCGTCGCCGTCGCCGAAGCACCCGCGAAGGCCTACAACCCCCTCTTCATCTACGGGGAGTCGGGCCTGGGCAAGACCCATCTCCTGCACGCCATCGGGCACTACGCCCGCAGCCTCTACCCGGGCACGCGCGTGCGCTACGTGAGCTCCGAGGAGTTCACCAACGAGTTCATCAACTCCATCCGCGACGGCAAGGGCGACAGCTTCCGCAAGCGCTACCGCGAGATGGACATCCTGCTCGTCGACGACATCCAGTTTTTGGCGGACAAGGAGTCGACGCAGGAGGAGTTCTTCCACACCTTCAACACGCTCCACAACGCCAACAAGCAGATCGTCCTGTCCTCCGACCGGCCGCCGAAGCAGCTCGTCACGCTGGAGGACCGGCTGCGGAACCGTTTCGAGTGGGGCCTGATCACCGACGTCCAGCCGCCCGAGCTGGAGACCCGCATCGCGATCCTGCGCAAGAAGGCGGTGCAGGAGCAGCTCAACGCCCCGCCGGAGGTACTGGAGTTCATCGCCTCCCGGATCTCGCGCAACATCCGCGAGCTGGAGGGCGCGCTGATCAGGGTGACGGCGTTCGCGTCGCTCAACCGGCAGCCGGTCGACCTCGGGCTGACGGAGATCGTCCTCAAGGACCTGATCCCCGGCGGCGAGGACTCGGCGCCCGAGATCACGTCCACGGCCATCATGGGCGCCACCGCCGACTACTTCGGCCTCACCGTCGAGGACCTGTGCGGCACCTCGCGCGGGCGCGCGCTGGTGACCGCCCGGCAGATCGCCATGTACCTGTGCCGCGAGCTGACGGATCTCTCGCTGCCGAAGATCGGCGCGCTGTTCGGCGGCCGGGACCACACCACGGTGATGCACGCCGACCGCAAGATCCGCAATCTGATGGCCGAGCGGCGCTCCATCTACAACCAGGTGACCGAACTGACCAACCGCATCAAGAACGGCTGA
- the gnd gene encoding phosphogluconate dehydrogenase (NAD(+)-dependent, decarboxylating) yields the protein MELGLVGLGKMGGNMRERIRRAGHTVVGYDRNPDLADVHSLEELVGKLSAPRVVWVMVPAGEATQATVDRLGELLEPGDVVVDGGNSRWTDDEKHAEELAAKGIGFVDCGVSGGVWGLENGYALMYGGDAENVAKVQPVFDVLKPEGDFGAVHAGKVGAGHFAKMVHNGIEYAMMQAYAEGWELLEKVDSVDNVREVFRSWQEGTVIRSWLLDLAVNALDEDEHLGDLRGYAQDSGEGRWTVEAAIDNAVPLPAITASLFARFASRQDDSPQMKMIAALRNQFGGHAVEKK from the coding sequence ATGGAGCTCGGTCTCGTCGGCCTCGGCAAGATGGGCGGCAACATGCGCGAGCGGATCCGCCGCGCGGGCCACACCGTCGTCGGATACGACCGCAATCCGGACCTCGCCGATGTCCACAGCCTGGAAGAGCTTGTGGGCAAGCTCAGCGCCCCGCGCGTGGTCTGGGTCATGGTCCCGGCCGGCGAGGCCACCCAGGCCACCGTCGACCGGCTCGGCGAGCTGCTGGAGCCCGGTGACGTGGTCGTGGACGGCGGGAACTCCCGCTGGACGGACGACGAGAAGCACGCCGAGGAGCTGGCCGCCAAGGGCATAGGCTTCGTCGACTGCGGCGTCTCCGGTGGCGTGTGGGGCCTGGAGAACGGCTACGCGCTGATGTACGGCGGCGACGCGGAGAACGTCGCCAAGGTGCAGCCGGTCTTCGACGTCCTCAAGCCGGAGGGCGATTTCGGCGCCGTGCACGCCGGCAAGGTCGGCGCGGGCCACTTCGCGAAGATGGTCCACAACGGCATCGAGTACGCGATGATGCAGGCCTACGCCGAGGGCTGGGAACTGCTGGAGAAGGTCGACTCCGTGGACAACGTCCGCGAGGTCTTCCGCTCCTGGCAGGAGGGCACCGTCATCCGCTCCTGGCTCCTCGACCTGGCCGTCAACGCGCTCGACGAAGACGAACACCTGGGTGACCTGCGGGGTTACGCACAGGACTCCGGTGAGGGACGCTGGACTGTGGAGGCCGCGATCGACAACGCGGTGCCGCTGCCGGCGATCACTGCGTCGCTGTTCGCGCGGTTCGCGTCCCGGCAGGACGACTCGCCGCAGATGAAGATGATCGCCGCGCTGCGCAACCAGTTCGGCGGCCACGCGGTCGAGAAGAAGTAA
- the rpmH gene encoding 50S ribosomal protein L34 has protein sequence MSKRTFQPNNRRRAKTHGFRLRMRTRAGRAILATRRSKGRARLSA, from the coding sequence GTGAGCAAGCGCACCTTCCAGCCGAACAACCGTCGCCGTGCGAAGACCCACGGTTTCCGGCTGCGTATGCGGACCCGTGCCGGCCGCGCGATTCTCGCGACTCGCCGCAGCAAGGGTCGCGCCCGTCTGTCCGCCTGA
- the rsmG gene encoding 16S rRNA (guanine(527)-N(7))-methyltransferase RsmG encodes MTEAAELPPVPEQARDVFGDRYADAVRYAELLAEAGVKRGLIGPREVPRLWERHLLNCAVLSEVVPEGVTVCDVGSGAGLPGIPLALVREDLKITLLEPLLRRTNFLTEVVELLGLDHVTVVRGRAEEVMGKMPPVHVVTARAVAPLDRLATWGVPLLRPYGEMLALKGDTAEEELKAAATALSKLGAVDTSILHVGEGVVDPMSTVVRVEVGESPGGVRFAAKRAKAARTGRARRRRG; translated from the coding sequence GTGACGGAGGCAGCGGAGCTTCCCCCTGTGCCCGAGCAGGCACGCGACGTGTTCGGCGATCGGTACGCGGACGCGGTCCGCTACGCGGAGCTGCTTGCCGAGGCGGGGGTGAAGCGCGGTCTGATCGGTCCACGTGAGGTTCCCCGCCTGTGGGAGCGACACCTGCTGAACTGCGCGGTGCTCTCGGAGGTCGTGCCCGAGGGGGTGACGGTGTGCGACGTCGGTTCGGGTGCCGGATTGCCCGGGATCCCGCTGGCGCTCGTCCGGGAGGACCTGAAGATCACCCTTCTGGAGCCGCTGCTGCGGCGCACCAACTTCCTGACCGAGGTCGTGGAACTACTGGGCCTCGACCATGTCACGGTCGTGCGTGGCCGGGCCGAGGAGGTCATGGGGAAGATGCCACCCGTGCACGTGGTGACCGCCCGTGCCGTTGCTCCGCTGGACCGCCTGGCCACGTGGGGGGTCCCGCTGCTGCGCCCGTACGGAGAGATGCTCGCTCTCAAGGGCGACACGGCCGAGGAGGAGCTGAAGGCCGCGGCCACGGCACTGAGCAAGCTCGGAGCGGTGGACACGTCCATCCTGCACGTCGGCGAGGGGGTCGTGGACCCGATGTCCACCGTGGTGCGAGTGGAGGTCGGGGAGAGCCCTGGCGGCGTGCGCTTCGCCGCCAAGCGGGCCAAGGCGGCCCGGACGGGACGGGCGCGGCGGCGTCGCGGTTAG
- the rnpA gene encoding ribonuclease P protein component, whose product MLPTENRLRRREDFATAVRRGRRAGRPALVVHLRSGATDPHAPGESAPPTRAGFVVSKAVGGAVVRNKVKRRLRHLMRDRIDLFPPGSLVVVRALPGAGDADHALLARDLDAALTRLLGGGAR is encoded by the coding sequence GTGCTGCCCACCGAGAACCGGCTGAGGCGGCGCGAGGACTTCGCGACCGCGGTACGACGAGGCCGCCGGGCCGGACGCCCGGCCCTCGTCGTCCACCTTCGAAGCGGTGCCACGGACCCGCACGCGCCTGGGGAGAGCGCTCCCCCGACACGTGCGGGTTTCGTCGTGAGCAAAGCTGTGGGCGGTGCGGTGGTGCGCAACAAGGTGAAGCGCAGGCTTCGCCATCTGATGCGCGACCGGATCGACCTGTTTCCCCCCGGTAGCCTGGTAGTCGTACGAGCGCTACCCGGTGCGGGTGACGCCGACCATGCACTGCTGGCCCGAGACCTGGACGCCGCCCTGACGCGGCTACTGGGAGGGGGCGCGCGATGA
- a CDS encoding protein jag produces MTEGTTSAAAEGADTLTRLENEGEIAADYLEGLLDIADLDGDIDMDVEADRASVSIVSDTNSRDLQKLVGRDGEVLEALQELTRLAVHRETGERSRLMLDIAGYRADKRAELSELGAKAAAEVRSSGEPARLKPMTPFERKVVHDAVKAAGLRSESEGEEPERFVVVLPA; encoded by the coding sequence GTGACGGAAGGCACCACCTCCGCCGCTGCCGAGGGCGCAGACACCCTGACTCGTCTCGAGAACGAGGGCGAGATCGCCGCGGACTACCTGGAGGGCCTGCTCGACATCGCCGACCTCGACGGCGACATCGACATGGATGTCGAGGCCGACCGTGCCTCTGTCTCGATCGTCAGCGACACGAACAGCCGTGACCTGCAGAAGCTGGTCGGCCGGGACGGCGAGGTGCTCGAGGCTCTGCAGGAGCTCACGCGCCTGGCCGTGCACCGGGAGACCGGCGAACGCAGCCGGCTGATGCTCGACATCGCCGGATACCGGGCCGACAAGCGCGCCGAGCTCTCCGAGCTGGGCGCCAAGGCCGCGGCCGAGGTGAGGAGCAGCGGCGAGCCCGCGCGGCTGAAGCCGATGACTCCGTTCGAGCGCAAGGTCGTGCACGACGCGGTCAAGGCGGCGGGGCTGCGCAGCGAGTCCGAGGGCGAGGAGCCGGAGCGCTTCGTCGTCGTGCTTCCCGCCTGA